The sequence aaatacaaaataaaataatacctTTGATTTCTACAACTTCATAAAATTGTTTATCCCACCTTCTTTGAAGTGTTATTTTACAAACATTAAAGGAAAAATAACCCTGAAGTCCCTAATCATCATGATTTGATggatttgatcatttatttcaaaCATATCATACATCATTTATATTTAATCAAATTCAATCTCTATTTGTTAAATTAGTTGGATGTCAACAtctaaactaatttaaaaagcacTACTAATATCATCCTGTGTttgaaattgtaattttttacaattgaaattataaaaaaattgctttcgaatcattaaaaatataaatttcgaatgttgataaaataaataacattttttttgaaacaataaaataaataacatttaGTTAACCAAATTATATGTTTAGAACTTACTTTTCAGATTGACAAaagataaaatattaaaaatttaatatgttgaaatgaaaactaaaaaatccaatccaatccaatccaccaaaatcaaaattatctATAGGATTCTTTTAACTAACTTTTAAAACCCAATTATCTTTCCTATCATGAGTTAAAAAAcgttaggaaaaaaaaaatagtttccaaaatattttttaaaatattagtttttttagAAGATATccataatattatttaatgaattaaatttcatacaatatatttttaaaagaatATACTAATTACATTTCTAGGATGTAAATAAACACAATCATATAgtctagattaaaaaaaaaactttatattGTATAAATATTTGGTAGCCGAAACCCGGAAAAACAAGCGAAAAAAGAAAACTAAGAAACTATTCTACGGAGGGACCGCCCATTTCGATCCTAGaggcaaaaaaaataattattatttcgGTAAAATTCTATATCATTATATATGTACAATaaagaaatataattatttcCAGAAAATTGATCAAAAAATACTGAGTATCTATGTATTATTGTAGAATACTCCATAAATGAGCATGAACACACCATATAATAAATACGCGTAAAGGATACATTTTCTGGAGCAGAATTCAATTTTATAAGACATTAAATCAAAGACAATCGTTATCAAGTCATAGTCCAAAAAGTCCTCAActcaatataatataaaaataaataattaaaaaattatacacaGAAGgtggaaaaggaaaaaaaaaaaaaaattaggcaaAAGAGAAGGTGGAGAAAAAAGAGCATAAAATCtaagtatatatttcaaataaatCTGTACACAATCTGAATCCAGCGATGCAATAATTACTACCAGAGAAAACACCTTAAAAATTGCTGTTGCAGATCTCTTATTAATTGCTCTTTCTGCTATAAAAACAGAAACTACTTTAGGGGAGTTTCTGTTGATTTCTCTCActttttctctcactttcactcaatttcacttCTAATTTCACTAAGATGAGCAGCAGTTACCATGGAGAAGCTAACATGGAAAGAGGAAGTGGGTCTTCAAGGAAAGGGAAAAAAAGTAATTCAGATAAGCCTAAACAGCCACAAAGAGGACTTGGTGTTGCTCAATTAGAGAAAATCAGATTACATGGTCAATTAGCAAATAATACTACTACTGCTaattatcatcatcatcatcatcctaATTTCAATCAGGTGAGTTATTTTAATTCGGGTTTTGTTGCACggaaaacgttatttctaagaaaattgAGCTAGGAAACgctaatgaagaagagtttcgTGCAAACAATTGTTTGTTTCGGGTTTATGTAGAACAAGGGTATTgaagtttagggtaattttgATTATAGGGTTTTGAAGAATATCGGATTTTGATTGTATTGATGATGAAAAATGCAGGAAGATCATATGAGAATGCAAACAGCTTATTCATCtttaccttcttcttctttctcttatACTTCATCATCTATGGCTTCCTCAGCTTCCTATGGTTTCTCTCCTAATATCATGGTATGTATTTCAAATCCAAACTTCTAGTTTAACACGATCTACGGAAACAATTCGATTACCCAGAACTTCTACTATACACCGGCCAGAACTTCTACTATACACCGGCCAATTAAGAGAGGAATGAATACTAATTCATGGGAGATGATTGGTATTAGAAATAAACATGTATAAGTAGTGTTATTTGATTGGTCGGAGTATTTTACCAGGAGTATAGTAGAATTTCTCCGGATTAACACGCACATGATAGATAGAATCTCGCATTTATAACCATGTAAAACATATAGATAAggtaacacgattttgacatgATAACCGGGATTGACATCTCTGATTTTCCGGGCAGTAATTAACCCTAAGTTCAGTCTTCCAAGAcaatgaaatgaaaattttcaggGCTCAATCAATCCCTTTGCTTATGAAATGTGATAACAATCTCATCATTATCATTTAGGTTATTTCAAGAAACTAAGTGTAAATTTGAATTAGTTATATATCTATTTGATCCCTTCGATAGGGTATATTGCTCCGGGAGTATTGTGGAATTTCTGGGATTTTTTATGTGTTTGAGTTAAAATGTGTTTTCTGAATATTGCAGATGGGGCATGAAGGAACAAACATAACATATGGTGATTGTCAACCTTCTACCACAGccaggtaattaattaattaaataattagttATCATGTTCTTAATTTGCATATTAAGGATTCAAATTCATGATTATGAAGttggtaattaattaatcaattaggcATCTGAAGAAATGTTTGCTTTGAACCAGTTGGATTAATCCAGGGAATAGCTTTTTAGAGGCTCAATATTTTGGACAGCCTGCAGGAGCAACTAGACACCTTTTAAACCTACAACTTGAGGTAattctcctttttttttgtccTACATTTTCTAAATTGAGATTCTATGATCAAGTTGTTAATTCGGGTATCAATTCGGGTTGTCGTGTTATAAACATGCTATGTTATCTATATGATATAGATAGGCAAAAGAACATCTCCAGGTCTCTGATTATTCTGATTTTGATAGATTGAGTCACTCGTTTTTTACTTCAACACAACACATCAGACCTCTCATCACATGCTAGTCAAAATAGTTAGGTCACATTAAGCCCCTAATCATTTCGATTTTGATAAGATTGAGCCTACAGCTTGAGGTAATTCCTTAAGCCTCGAAAACCTGACGGTTTATTTTTAGTCACATTAAGTCAAAATAACTAGCTATTACATCTAATTCAGTTAAAAGAGCATTACTCTCGTTTCATCGTGTCTAAAATTGTATATTTTACAGTTTTTTTTATAGTCATATCACacataaaaagaatttctttCGAATTTCAAAGTACAAGTTTTGAATACAGATGAAATTTACAACATTCCGTTAACCCAATTTTAtgtttaaaactaatttttctAGTTATCAGCTGTTTTAATCTGTTGAAATAAAAGTTAACTGACTCAACCTACCAAAATCAAAATGATCAGGGGTCTTTAAGATGCTTTTCGTCGTATAAGTACAACAAAAGCGATAATTATATCAAACGTGTTGTGGCAGTCGGGTTTTTGTGTAAATTGTGATACTGAGGgtcttattttatataaatggaATAGGAAACACAGCCAAGAAAGAGCAAAAAAACCAGAAGCAATTCAATGGGATCAAGCAGTCAAAATTCAGAATCAAGTGACTCTCAAGAACTAGATTTGGAACTCAGATTGTCCATTTGAAGAAGAACAGTAAAAAAAGTTCTTACAGTGGGGGGAAATTTATTGATGACTGCCTTAAATTAGGTTGACTTTGCAATGGTTAATCATAAGATATATGAACTTGTTTGAAAAGTTTCATTTGTAAAAATGTTGACTTTCTGCATAAGACAGTGAAATGTTCTTCTTGTTCATCAAAATGTGGAAAAGAAATTATAATGAGAAAGTCATATTGTTCTCCCTTCTCATCAAGGTCTATTTAACTAGTAGACATCATCATTTTCGTAGctactttttgtttttttgtttcacTCAAAACAGTGGAATAGAAGTTTTTGGTTCGATTGAGAAATACccattaatatttattatcatgtcatggaaccgtttaaacaaaaaattcaatttaacaGGTAAGGCTCAATCATAGaacttatattaatctctgaatGGTAAATTGCTACAGAAAAGTGGTGAATTTTTAGGGTTTAAATTGTTTGATTTGGAGAACTTAATTGAGT comes from Euphorbia lathyris chromosome 8, ddEupLath1.1, whole genome shotgun sequence and encodes:
- the LOC136203415 gene encoding protein SPEAR3, with the protein product MSSSYHGEANMERGSGSSRKGKKSNSDKPKQPQRGLGVAQLEKIRLHGQLANNTTTANYHHHHHPNFNQEDHMRMQTAYSSLPSSSFSYTSSSMASSASYGFSPNIMMGHEGTNITYGDCQPSTTASWINPGNSFLEAQYFGQPAGATRHLLNLQLEETQPRKSKKTRSNSMGSSSQNSESSDSQELDLELRLSI